The proteins below come from a single Chelmon rostratus isolate fCheRos1 chromosome 10, fCheRos1.pri, whole genome shotgun sequence genomic window:
- the slc6a17 gene encoding sodium-dependent neutral amino acid transporter SLC6A17, with amino-acid sequence MPKNTKVTQREHSNEPVTESVADLLSLEHPMDYKSSQMSMGLSPGSTAPVKALLPSPDPDAEDGRPAWNNKLEYILAQVGFSVGLGNVWRFPYLCQKNGGGAYLVPYFILLLLIGIPLFFLELAVGQRIRRGSIGVWNYVYPQLGGIGVSSLMVCGFVGLYYNVIIGWSIFYFFQSFQYPLPWAECPIQRNGTQAIVVPECEKSSATTYFWYRQTLNITSSIDDTGGLNWKMTLSLLVAWILVCLAVIKGIQSSGKVMYFSSLFPYVVLFCFLVRGLLLKGAVDGIAHMFTPKLEKMLEPQVWREAATQVFFALGLGFGGVIAFSSYNKRDNNCHFDAALVSIINFVTSILATLVVFAVLGFKANVMNEKCVVDNAEKILGFLNTGVLSRELIPPHINFSHLSAEDYAEMYGVIKTVKEDSFGQLGLDACVLEDELNKAVQGTGLAFIAFTEAMTHFPASPFWSVMFFFMLINLGLGSMIGTMTGITTPILDAFKIRKEILCVACCIIAFLLGLLFVQRSGNYFVTMFDDYSAGLPLTVVVILENVSVAWIYGTKRFMQDLEDMLGFRPYSFYYYMWRYVSPAVLVVLIIATVIEMAVSPAGYNAWVETEGAEHFQSYPPWALAMAYALIVVAMLPLPMVYIARHFNLISDGSNKLSVSYRKGMMKDMSNLEEQDEQRFILSKNPSEAPSPMPAHRAYLGPGGTQEMTNTNYGTSTKTGYQNIGSPESEL; translated from the exons ATGCCAAAGAACACCAAGGTGACCCAGCGGGAGCACAGCAATGAGCCGGTCACCGAGTCGGTGGCTGACCTGCTGTCCCTGGAGCACCCCATGGACTATAAGAGCAGCCAGATGAGTATGGGCCTGAGTCCTGGCTCCACCGCTCCAGTGAAGGCCCTCCTGCCATCCCCCGACCCAGACGCAGAGGACGGCCGACCGGCCTGGAACAACAAGCTGGAGTACATCCTGGCCCAGGTGGGCTTCTCTGTGGGCCTGGGTAACGTCTGGAGGTTCCCCTACCTGTGCCAGAAGAACGGTGGAG GTGCATACCTGGTGCCCTACTTcattctgctcctcctcatcgGCATCCCCTTGTTCTTCCTGGAGCTGGCGGTGGGTCAGAGGATCAGGCGTGGCAGCATCGGGGTGTGGAACTACGTCTACCCGCAGCTGGGCGGCATCGGGGTCTCCAGCCTGATG GTTTGCGGTTTTGTGGGCCTCTATTATAACGTGATTATCGGCTGGAGCATCTTCTATTTTTTCCAGTCTTTCCAGTATCCACTGCCTTGGGCTGAATGCCCCATCCAGAGAAATGGAACCCAAGCCA TCGTAGTGCCGGAGTGTGAGAAGAGCTCGGCCACCACCTACTTCTGGTACCGCCAGACTCTCAACATCACCAGCTCCATCGATGACACGGGCGGCCTGAACTGGAAGATGACCCTGTCCCTGCTCGTGGCTTGGATCTTGGTCTGCCTGGCAGTCATCAAGGGCATCCAGTCCTCTGGGAAG GTGATGTACTTCAGCTCTCTCTTCCCCTACGTGGTGCTCTTCTGTTTCCTGGTGCGAGGTTTGCTGCTGAAGGGAGCGGTGGACGGCATCGCTCACATGTTCACCCCAAAG CTGGAAAAGATGCTGGAGCCGCAGGTGTGGAGAGAAGCAGCCACGCAGGTCTTCTTCGCCCTCGGTCTGGGGTTCGGAGGCGTCATCGCTTTCTCCAGCTACAACAAGCGTGACAACAACTGCCACTTTGACGCAGCGCTGGTCTCCATCATCAACTTTGTCACCTCCATCCTGGCCACTTTAGTTGTGTTTGCCGTCCTGGGCTTCAAGGCGAACGTCATGAACGAGAAGTGTGTCGTCGA CAATGCAGAAAAGATCCTGGGCTTCCTGAACACAGGTGTGCTGAGCAGAGAGCTCATCCCTCCTCACATCAACTTCTCCCACCTGTCCGCCGAGGACTACGCAGAGATGTACGGCGTCATTAAGACGGTGAAGGAGGACAGCTTCGGCCAGCTGGGCCTGGACGCCTGCGTGCTGGAGGACGAACTCAACAAG GCGGTTCAGGGCACTGGCCTGGCATTCATCGCCTTCACAGAGGCCATGACACATTTCCCTGCCAGTCCCTTCTGGTCTGTCATGTTCTTCTTCATGCTCATCAATTTGGGTCTGGGCAGCATGATCGGCACCATGACCGGAATCACCACACCCATACTGGACGCTTTCAAGATCCGCAAAGAGATCCTGTGCG tGGCTTGCTGTATCATAGCCTTCCTGTTAGGCCTGCTGTTTGTGCAGCGCTCGGGGAACTACTTCGTCACCATGTTTGATGACTACTCAGCCGGTTTGCCTCTCACTGTGGTGGTGATCCTGGAGAACGTATCTGTGGCCTGGATCTACGGCACTAAAAG GTTCATGCAGGACCTGGAGGACATGCTTGGTTTCAGGCCGTACTCCTTCTATTACTACATGTGGAGGTACGTGTCGCCAGCTGTCCTGGTGGTGCTCATCATCGCCACAGTCATCGAGATGGCCGTCAGTCCTGCAGGATACAACGCCTGGGTGGAGACAGAG GGTGCAGAACATTTCCAGAGCTATCCTCCCTGGGCTTTAGCCATGGCCTACGCCCTCATTGTGGTGGCCATGCTGCCTTTACCCATGGTCTACATCGCCCGCCACTTCAACCTGATCTCAGACGGCTCCAACAAGCTGTCCGTCTCCTACCGCAAAGGCATGATGAAGGACATGTCCAACCTCGAAGAGCAGGACGAGCAGCGCTTCATCCTCAGCAAGAACCCCAGCGAGGCTCCTTCCCCGATGCCCGCCCACCGCGCCTACCTGGGCCCCGGCGGCACCCAGGAGATGACCAACACCAACTACGGCACCAGCACCAAGACGGGCTACCAGAACATCGGCTCGCCCGAGTCTGAGCTATGA